The Mus caroli chromosome 15, CAROLI_EIJ_v1.1, whole genome shotgun sequence DNA segment GAGAAGAATGTCAGTCCCCACGACCTCGGAGTAGGTATGCAGCAATTCCGATTCCACGTGTCCTGTGGGGACAGACCAGAGACAGGCTTTCAGTGTGGTTTCCTCTGGGGATCAAGTGGCAAGGCTAACTTACAGTGAAATCTGCACTAGAATTAGGAGCTACTCACAGAATGACTGTAAACTAAGAGGCTAATGAGATTAATCTAGAATTATGGTTACTGCAATTAAAGTAACATTGGAGGaaaagaaattttctaaacaCCGAGATTTAACCACATGACCTCCAGTGAGGTCTAACAGGGGCCAAGCAGCTAGATCTCagtctggctgtgtgtgtgtgtgtgtgtgttacatgttaGTTACAGCtgaagttcagagcagagagagagagagagccaagaaTATCACAGAAAACATCATGGCACGGCTCATACCCACTTCGGAATCTGGACCCCCCAGGAATGGCAGATTAAACCAGATGGGAACTTTTTACAGTAAAAGTACACATATAATAACGTCAGCGTCCTTTTTAAATTAGGCACTACTTACCGTAAAAGGTCAGGTATCCAAAGAGAGCAGCAAGCAAATACATCAGAAACATGGCGAAGAAAGAAATCTTGGACACGTTCATCATCCGTCTCCGGCTGCGGCTGCGCACccacaacagaaagcacacatgtgtgttttaGCCTGCTCCATACCTTACGGCTTTAGCGTAGGCCAAACAGGGTTAAAGGATAAAAGATCAATTACCTCTTCAGCTCTTCGTAGATGGGAAGAACAGCGGGATGGCAGACAAAGGAAAACGTCAGGATGGGTACTGCATACACAGTCTGAAAGAGACACAACACACTGCTGCGTCCACACCCGTGTCCACACCCCACCAGTTCACACCACCGGTACTCACACTGGCGATACACCCTTGTCAGTTCCCAGCTAAAAACCTCTGAGGATCTCCACACCAAACTAACGACTAACTCCCATCCTGGAACAGTTTACCAACCTATGATCTATCTGTATCTACCCCCAGATGTGCCCCGAGGCCATTATTTTGCCTGCTGCCCTTGTCTAAGCTAGAACATGAAAACTTCGCTAGTTCTCCAGTTTCCGCCCCCCTAAAACCCACCTATCATCCAGCCTCAATTTGTCTTGAGACATTTTTTACATCCCTGGTACGCAGGGTATCCTTTTATCCTGCTGTCAACACTTCTTTCCAGAAAACAGGACTGCCGCCAAGTTACCTGCGAGTTGAAGATGAAATAGCGTGGCCTGCAAGCATCGTCTGCAGTGCTATTGAATGCCAACGCCAACGCTGCCTGGGTAAAGGTGCCGTTCACAGTTTCGTTGACCATCAAAGCAGCTTCCACGGGGCAAGGGATCTGAAACTTCTTGCAAATCACCTGAAAACATAGTTCACACATTTGTGAGCAAGACTGAGCAGTTTGACAAAGCTTTAAGatgtattttctaaaacaaacaaacaaacccactacGTACCACGATCAGGAAGAATATCatacagagcagagagaggccGCTGGTGTACCCCAAGTATCCTGGAGGGGAACAAGGGCCGCTTTAATCAAACAGGAATGGACAGAGAACATGAGACACTAGAGCCATGTGTGGAGTGCTAACAGTTGGGAGCTTTAAAAGGGGCGTGCCTTGCTGCCACCCCCAAGAGCAGGTGCTGAGAGCCTTCAGTCGCTCCTGGGAGAATGCTAGCAGCTGCTGAGGGGCTCACAGCCGTCAGAACCTTGTCTGCTCACCTAGATTTCTCAGCAGTGACAATGGAAGAATGAGGACAAGGGACACCAGCAAGACCAGATAGTCACCGTTCAGATACCACAACctgaatggggagagagaaaagccaagaaTGAACGGACAGCACACACCTAACTCGGCCACCACACGCACCGCATGCGAAAAGGACAGCTTTGACacggggggaggggtggggagagaggaaaaaaagccaTCCCTTATTTGAGACACCACTGATTTTGTGACCATTTGCTTCATGGAGCTTCTACGCCACTCTCTGCTCTGGGAAGGCTGCCAGCTGATTCCTAACATAAAACACTTCTTAAAGCTTGATACTAGGCGCAGGGAACAAAGCCGCTCTGTGCAGCCCGGAGCTTATCTGTAGGACTTTTGAGAAACACTGGACACCAGGCACTGCCGTTCTGGCTTGGAATGTCCGACAacgagagagggagaaggaggaagcccAGCAGGATTCGCCGGACGCTTGTTAGCGAGACGCCTGCTTGCTCTTAAGCATTTCCACAAGGAGATGTTTCAGGctgaagattaaaataaaatgaccagGCCACTACTCTTTTGAGAGTGAGCCAAACCCCAACTCAAGCAGAACTTATGTCAGATTATCCTAGTACCACCTGGACCCAACTTGACTCAAAAGGGGGGTGTCATTCCTGAGTTCTAccaccatttcttttttcttcctaagtAACCAAGGCCTATTCTTGCCATAGGTGGTGGTGGCCCATACTTGCACTTTGTGtcccagagacagaggaaggcagatctctttgaggtCCAGGCCAaccagtgagatcctgtcttaaaataaagcCACTCCTCTAAAAAGCAGTGTTTCCAAGCTCCATCTAACTCCCTGTGATTTCCACTCCAAGCCTGGTAATAACGAGGACCGCACACAGAAAAGTCACCCTGAAAGGCAGAAGTCTTCGCAGTAAGTCTAAAGGCAGGGTGGAGCTTTGAGGCAGCAACTGTGTGCAACGTGGGCAGCCAAGGAGCCCTGGCTATTTACATTGGACCCTGTTCCTCTACTGGGATGGAAAACTTTGCAAAAAagttaactcttttttttaatagtaagtTCGGctgtacattttctgttttttttttttttaaaaccatgtaaGCATGACTGGTTTTTATAAGGAAAAGAAGTTATTGTAACCAGATCTCTATTCAGCAGCCAGTACAAATGTCACTACCAACGAGAGATGAATCCGGGCAACAGAAAAGTTTCAGGTTTGTGTATTTGCTAGTCTGAGCTAAGAGCAGGTTGCTGCAGGAGTCCTCCGTGTGTGGGACACTTCCTTGTCATAAGTATTCTCCACGGGGATACTCCTGGGAAATTCATTGGTTACTGTTTGTCATATCCAACTTTGACTAGAACGTTATCTGCAAATTGTTTCTATGGATAGCCTTACTCAGCACCTACCCATTTGTATCTTCAATGTTCATTAATGCCTTGATCACCAAAGGTAACTCATATTTCACTATGAAGAGGTAGCTTGACATAGCTggaggaaaacaaaattaaaccatTACAAGTGCAAAATGGGGGTCTGTGACACCGCAGTCACGTTGTCACCATCTTGTGCTACTACGTGAAGTCTACCCCAAAGCGCCCCTTTAAAACTTACCCCCAATGTTCTGCATGGTAATCGATCCGGAGGCTGCTAGCTTTCCAGCCAGACCATATGCCTTATGTCCCAACTGTTCGTACAACAAAGATCCTGCATAGAAGAACACAGAAGAATGAAGCGGCCTGAAATCTCTACCCCCACCCAAATTAGGATACACATTCAATTacttggggaaggagagggaagaggaaaaaaaaaatccaacaatcAGAAAGCTACTGTACCTCCTTCGTTGGCAGTCTTGAGGAGGAGATGGACGGAGTATAGCGAAAAAATTGACACGAACGTCAAGAGAAttctgagaagagggaaaggcACTCGGTTATTTATAAATATGCCAGGCTGCGcactcacaaacacttcctgCCTCACACAGCTCTGGTGCGGCTCCCTCTCCTAACTCGTGACTGACACTGGCTTGCAGGTTTATCAGGTGAGTCTCATCGTTTTAGAAGCAATGTCCACCCTGACAAAATGTAGGAGGACTGTCAAAACCCAGAGGACGAGAAACTATCTATATGCCTGCCACGGGTTTCTAATAGTTTCGTTTAAAAACTTGCCATCAAACCTAGTCCATGAGGCCTTCATCCCACTCAGCTGAGATGGGTCAGGAAAGGCCGAGAACACATGGA contains these protein-coding regions:
- the Slc38a2 gene encoding sodium-coupled neutral amino acid transporter 2 isoform X1, giving the protein MKKTEMGRFNISPDEDSSSYSSNSDFNYSYPTKQAALKSHYADVDPENQNFLLESNLGKKKYETDFHPGTTSFGMSVFNLSNAIVGSGILGLSYAMANTGIALFIILLTFVSIFSLYSVHLLLKTANEGGSLLYEQLGHKAYGLAGKLAASGSITMQNIGAMSSYLFIVKYELPLVIKALMNIEDTNGLWYLNGDYLVLLVSLVLILPLSLLRNLGYLGYTSGLSLLCMIFFLIVVICKKFQIPCPVEAALMVNETVNGTFTQAALALAFNSTADDACRPRYFIFNSQTVYAVPILTFSFVCHPAVLPIYEELKSRSRRRMMNVSKISFFAMFLMYLLAALFGYLTFYGHVESELLHTYSEVVGTDILLLVVRLAVLVAVTLTVPVVIFPIRSSVTHLLCPTKEFSWLRHSIITVTILAFTNLLVIFVPTIRDIFGFIGASAAAMLIFILPSAFYIKLVKKEPMRSVQKIGALCFLLSGIVVMIGSMGLIVLDWVHDASAAGGH
- the Slc38a2 gene encoding sodium-coupled neutral amino acid transporter 2 isoform X2 gives rise to the protein MPTWIPKTRTFYLNQIWGRRSTKQTLILLTFVSIFSLYSVHLLLKTANEGGSLLYEQLGHKAYGLAGKLAASGSITMQNIGAMSSYLFIVKYELPLVIKALMNIEDTNGLWYLNGDYLVLLVSLVLILPLSLLRNLGYLGYTSGLSLLCMIFFLIVVICKKFQIPCPVEAALMVNETVNGTFTQAALALAFNSTADDACRPRYFIFNSQTVYAVPILTFSFVCHPAVLPIYEELKSRSRRRMMNVSKISFFAMFLMYLLAALFGYLTFYGHVESELLHTYSEVVGTDILLLVVRLAVLVAVTLTVPVVIFPIRSSVTHLLCPTKEFSWLRHSIITVTILAFTNLLVIFVPTIRDIFGFIGASAAAMLIFILPSAFYIKLVKKEPMRSVQKIGALCFLLSGIVVMIGSMGLIVLDWVHDASAAGGH